In Fragaria vesca subsp. vesca linkage group LG5, FraVesHawaii_1.0, whole genome shotgun sequence, the genomic stretch TCTATTTTATTTGTCTTAGCTACTTCACCATCAACTTTCATTCAACTAGGTTAGTGTTAAATTAATTTGGATTCGATTAATTTTTCCTATTTTCATACATTCCCTATGGGTTCGACCTCGCTCTTGCATATTTGTACTGCAACTAATTCGTGTGCTTGCGAGTAACATTTTAAAACACATCAGTAGATGCCACAGTAACTCCATAACTCGCTACCAACAAACTCCATTCAATCCCAAAAGAGCAGATTTGGATCGATCTCCCCATTCCAAGTTCGACTCTCCTCTCTCCAACGGTAGACCTTCCCTCTACCAAAGGGCCTCGCTGATAGCTCGGATCACCATCCCCTCCCGGCCTGAACGTAGCGGCAGAGTCGCCGACGGTGTTCGGTAGGGAGAGGTCACACGAAGCCTCTGTTCTCTCCTTCTGCTTTTCCACTTTCGAGACTCGTTTAGTAGGAACTCACTTTTTAAGCTAGTTCTCATAGCATTGAGTTCATTTGCCTTGTTATGGGGTCTATTGCTTTTCCCATATTTTGTGGGTAACTATAAGTAATTCCTTTTAAGAATGGAAATTGGGAAGGTTCACAAAATTCTTTTCCAAGTACTAGTAGCCCTTTATCTCCAAAGCCAACATTTCGGGTTGTTGATGTTGTTGTTGTTGTTTTTTTTTTTTTTTTCTTTCTTCTTCTCGATTAGACGGGTTGTTTTCCCTTTGTACTTTGTAGCCCCGATCGATTGATCCACAATCAGTCCTGGAGGGAAGTTCTCGTTTTAATTAATTCATCTAATCATCTTTCACAATTTGGGAAAGATGTTTCACTAGAAATCTTGTTTCGACTCATATACCCCAAAAATGGATCCCGTTCTAATAGCTCTGATTCATTGAAATACTTGCACTAAGATACAACGGCTAGTCGGCTAGCTTCTTATTCTGCAACAACCGAACAACGAAAGCACTTTTTCACTGAGTCTCCCCATTTTCATGGTAAATTGGTATCTTCCCATTTTTCATACATTCGTCTTGTTTGGCTGCTCCTGTCCTTAATTAAGCTTTAGGTGTTGTTGCATGTATAAGTAATTAAGCTTTTGGATGAATCATTTAACTATGTATTAATTAGATTTATTCAAACTAAATTACGCCAGCCTCTAATTTTACGATTACTTACTCGGTAGAGCTAGTTGACATGGAGCAAATATTTCTTCACTGAAATTATCATCTAACTGGCATTCCATTTGTTCTCAATTTTGTTACTAGAATTCCTTTTCCCGGAAGAATCACATCGGAGAGATGCAAACAAGACAGATCGCAAAGCTTTTCAGCTTAGGTCATGTTTGGTTCATAGAATCAAGTCATTGAGAAAGGAAAATCATTAATTTCTATTATTTGGAAATAAAAAAGAAAGAGTGGGAAAAGAAAAATGGTCCCCACATGCAAGGAAAGTTGGGTGAAAAATGGTTCTCTCCCCCACGTCACCCTAAGGATTCACTTTCCTTTCACTTGTCAAAGGAAAATTCAAAGATTTCATTTCCTTTCCTTTCCTTTCCTTTCCTTTCCTTTACATTCCTTAAACCAAACTAGGAAAATTCAAGCATGGAAGAGTAGTAGATGTTCTTGGATAGATAAATAATCTCATTAATTATTAATCAACTACATGGATCAGACATACATGTTAAGAGAAAGTTCTTATAGCTAGCTAGCTAGCCATATCGATCATGTTGCGCGCCCATGACGTACAGTAGTGTCACAATTAACATGACATGCATATAGTTTCGCATATTGAAACTCATCCAGTTCTTGTGCTCTAGATTGATCTTCTGGGAAAGTCGATCATCTCTGGTTTTCTTTCACCTAAAGATATTTCAAGGTTCAGAAGAGATGCAATATATTAGTTGCAGGGGCGTAGATAGCCTAGGACGAGAGAAGTCAATTGATCCCTCTCAAATTTAATACATGTTTTAATTACCCTTTATTATTATTCATTATTAATAGAATGAAACATAAATGACCCTTCTTAATTTTGAGAAAAATCTTAAATAGGCTTAAATATTCATGAATATTAATGGAATGATATAGAAATCTATAGCTGTATAATGATTCATTGATTCAATTAATACAAATTTTTACCTTACTGATATGTGCTTCAAGCTAGGATCACAGTTATTCTCAAAATTTATTCAAAATGATTTAATGGTCTTTCAACATTAATATTAGTATAAAACATACAATACTTTTACATACAGGTCCTGACAACAAATTTTTTTTACTAATTTGTATAGGACAAGAAAATTATAGAAAGCTTGTGTTATTGTGTTTTTAGGAAAAAAAATTGTGCCCTTTTTGTAACGAATGACCACAAATTTTACTTTCTTAATATATAAATTTTGACCATTTTAAATTACAATTTTGGCTACGCTACTGATTAGTTATATAGTTATTGTGTGTTCTATTTAATCAGTTGGTCAAGTTTAAGACTGACCAGAAGTGGGGCGGCGGTGGTGGAAGCTGGTAGGTGATTCAGGTAGATCAAGATGAGACCTGGTGGCAGTGAGCTCTTTGAGTTGATGGTGCATGCTAGTTATGAAAGTCATGGACTTTCGGTGAGGTTCCTCCATTGCTTCCTTCAGCTTTCTAAGTGCCAAACAATATGCTTCCTATATATAAGAACACACACACATTAGTTTATATATTAGAAATATGTTAATTACTTGCTACTATATATGTATGCTTCCGGTGTCCTAGCTTGGCTGGCCCTGTAAATCCTGTATATCTTTTCAAGGTATAAAGCTTAAAGCTTATTGCTTTCATCAGCCTTAATGCCTTATCTACTCATATATATGAATAAAGCAAACTGGGAATTAATGTCAGTTTATCTCAAAGTTCTTCAGTAATATTGGACGTTCGAACTACTGAAGTAAACTAAGATCACAATTCACACATTACTACAGCTACCTGCGTAGCAATTATATATCAGCTGCTAGTCGTAGAATTAGCAATGTTACTAATCAACAGAGAAATATTAGTGATACCATG encodes the following:
- the LOC101314859 gene encoding uncharacterized protein LOC101314859 — encoded protein: MEAFMGSYKEKEEQREENQDDDHEENLKTRISSHPLYGLLVETHLDCLKEAYCLALRKLKEAMEEPHRKSMTFITSMHHQLKELTATRSHLDLPESPTSFHHRRPTSGQS